In one window of Falco biarmicus isolate bFalBia1 chromosome 16, bFalBia1.pri, whole genome shotgun sequence DNA:
- the LOC130159861 gene encoding maestro heat-like repeat family member 5 has product MPGRLSKGLWDTLEVKEGPGGTPRAPRMMRRSPRFPSVAWEKDGAPQESRSSPEPHEVCVVQPLVTDASWLPVYTQEKQSVDFIQAFASSPEKEEGQEMKFLESICSLCRTAKHHGLSQGLDIFCHGYELAEKVKELVEQEPRDQLRTAVRQLAMLAIAELSSVQTVLEGKEKSSLHACCLSVLGLPPAEEMEGLDTSLYFRTLNAMDTMLETMVLSSPASRVSKENLQSIFQVLLAFTSSERPAVLERTVGRIRMLSHLLASYSSLEAAQNEDRHASCREILIPVLGQLLGRLLLLVSSGEEKTSRVALDALFSLFLFTRQQKRTTLSEENAQLPAAWEAETTSLCCSPTARDFAMAFAKYLQPSERTDIVLTIIDTLRELNAKKKPLGSSVMDVVMADPHVWLTDVPKIMSCIYESWEYVTMESGQRSMESLLLLMANQCPGDVVTTLLKIAPRGDSTALALWEVMLSTAQTLEKVLKELFIKLQDRQNRLFYTYQEDTCFVRLAVSYQKKPQCSCPQLLMGTAARCGESCWLFWSLTAGFLSAADLH; this is encoded by the exons ATGCCGGGGCGTCTGAGCAAGGGGCTCTGGGATACACTGGAGGTCAAAGAGGGGCCTGGAGGCACCCCGAGAGCACCCAG GATGATGAGGAGATCCCCCAGATTCCCCAGTGTAGCCTGGGAGAAGGATGGGgctccccaggagagcaggtcTTCACCGGAGCCCCACGAGGTGTGCGTGGTCCAGCCACTGGTGACTG ATGCCAGCTGGTTGCCTGTGTACACACAGGAGAAGCAAAGCGTGGACTTCATCCAAGCCTTTGCCAGCAGCCCAGAAAAG GAGGAGGGCCAGGAGATGAAGTTTCTTGAGAGCatctgcagcctgtgcagaaCCGCCAAGCACCATGGCTTGTCACAGGGCCTGGATATCTTCTGCCACGGATACGAGCTGGCAGAGAAGGTCAAG GAGCTGGTGGAACAAGAGCCCAGGGACCAGCTGCGCACAGCAGTGCGGCAACTTGCCATGCTTGCCATCGCCGAATTGAG CTCAGTGCAGACGGTGCTGGAgggcaaagagaaaagcagtctACATGCCTGCTGCTTGAGTGTCTTGGGGCTTCCTCCAGCAGAGGAAATGGAGGGACTGGACACTTCCCTCTACTTCAGG ACCCTGAATGCCATGGACACCATGCTGGAGACAATGGTGCTCAGCTCTCCTGCCTCCAGAGTCAGCAAGGAGAACTTGCAGAGTATCTTTCAG GTGCTGTTGGCTTTCACCAGCTCTGAGAGACCAGCTGTGCTTGAGAGGACCGTGGGCAGGATTAGGATGCTGAGCCATTTGCTGGCCAGCTATTCCTCGCTGGAG GCTGCTCAAAATGAGGACAGACATGCCTCCTGCAGAGAGATCCTCATCCCAGTCCTCGGGCAGCTGCTTGGACGTCTCCTCCTGCTCGTGTcatctggggaagaaaagaccAGCCGTGTGGCTTTGGAtgcccttttctcccttttcctatTCACCCGCCAGCAAAAAC GCACGACACTGTCAGAGGAGAATGCACAGCTGCCAGCGGCTTGGGAAGCTGAGACCACCTCCTTGTGCTGTTCACCCACCGCCAGAGACTTTGCCATG GCCTTTGCAAAATACCTTCAACCATCTGAGAGGACAGACATCGTCCTCACAATCATTGATACCCTGAGAGAATTAAATGCCAAGAAAAAGCCGCTGGGCAGCAGTGTGATGGACGTGGTCATGGCAGACCCTCACGTCTGGCTGACAGAT GTGCCAAAGATCATGAGCTGCATCTATGAATCCTGGGAATACGTGACCATGGAGTCAGGCCAGCGTAGCATGGAGTCACTGCTGCTCCTGATGGCTAACCAGTGCCCTGGGGACGTTGTCACCACGCTGCTGAAGATCGCTCCACGAGGAGACAG cactgccctggcacTGTGGGAGGTGATGCTCTCCACAGCCCAGACCTTGGAGAAGGTTCTGAAGGAGCTGTTCATCAAACTCCAGGACCGGCAAAACAGGCTCTTCTACACATACCAGGAGGACACCTGTTTTGTTCGCTTGGCTGTGAGTTACCAGAAGAAGCCCCAGTGCTCTTGTCCTCAGCTGCTGATGGGAACAGCTGCGCGGTGTGGGGAGTCATGCTGGCTCTTCTGGTCACTCACCGCTGgctttctttcagctgctgaccTGCACTGA
- the LOC130159632 gene encoding maestro heat-like repeat family member 5 — MYKVLRFLRDPSPAVLSLVLRSLMTLSERAEMARKMEVFMPDMMKVLEDGNTNIKMKSLVVSRNVIGHLKTKASPIAVQLMEKLLPLFAAGFGEVRELSISLFRDLMKTVVRKNKRQMKTKVEMGLLPLIFHMSDQIHSVAKASREALLAAAELLKWKKLKHLLQSHQTWRIAECLLQRDRRRTEEYLNQSLPYLEDAQATLRATAVRFIGLAGQLLRDQREEKLAEICHTLQTLEEDNEPSICSLAAQTTSILSTPRVRQTSRCTLRSLCCWCC; from the exons ATGTACAAAGTCTTGAGGTTTCTGAGGGATCCAAGCCCAGCAGTGCTCTCATTGGTGCTCAGGAGCCTCATGACGCTGTCAGAGAGAGCTGAGATG GCAAGAAAAATGGAGGTCTTCATGCCAGACATGATGAAGGTCCTGGAGGATGGCAACACAAATATCAAGATGAAGTCCCTGGTGGTCTCGCGAAACGTCATAGGTCACCTGAAGACAAAGGCCAGCCCCATCGCTGTCCAGCTGATGGAGAAGCTCCTGCCCCTCTTTGCTGCG GGCTTCGGCGAGGTGAGAGAGCTCTCCATCAGCCTCTTCAGAGACCTAATGAAGACTGTGGTGAGGAAGAACAAGAGGCAGATGAAGACAAAAGTGGAAATGGGCTTGCTCCCTCTCATCTTTCACATGAGTGACCAAATCCACAGCGTGGCCAAG gCCTCCAGGGAAGCCCTCCTCgctgcagcagagctcctcAAGTGGAAAAAGCTCAAAcacctgctgcagagccatCAGACATGGAGGATTGCAGAGTGCTTG CTACAGCGGGACAGGCGCAGGACCGAAGAGTACTTGAATCAGAGCCTGCCGTACCTGGAGGATGCTCAGGCCACCTTGCGAGCAACGGCCGTCAGGTTCATCG GGCTTGCTGGGCAGCTCCTGAGGGACCAAAGGGAGGAGAAGCTGGCTGAGATCTGCCACA CCCTTCAGACCTTGGAGGAAGACAATGAACCCTCCATCTGTTCCCTGGCAGCTCAGACCACCTCCATCCTGAGCACTCCAAGGGTGCGGCAAACGTCACGATGCACCCTGCGatcactgtgctgctggtgctgctaa